One window from the genome of Ferviditalea candida encodes:
- a CDS encoding ABC transporter ATP-binding protein: MSLLQVQGIYKSYGSLPVLQNVSLEVQPQERHVIIGPNGAGKTTLFNAITGVIPIDAGSIVMEGKNIGQSPAHVRVASGMARTFQKNNLFENLTLEENLELSVLSNKSYRYQIMKSAKKYSEIYEGTKQLLDDWDLWDRRKRLVKELSYGEQRLLELLLALALKPRLLMLDEPTSGMSPAETRRTIELIQSLPKSIALLVVEHDMEVVFSIAERITVLHHGEVFLSGKPEEIRGHEKVTEIYFGGGAKHAGA, encoded by the coding sequence ATGAGCTTACTTCAGGTCCAAGGAATCTACAAATCATACGGCAGCCTTCCCGTGCTGCAGAACGTCTCGCTTGAGGTTCAGCCCCAGGAAAGGCACGTGATCATCGGACCGAACGGGGCCGGAAAAACGACGCTGTTCAACGCGATCACGGGCGTCATTCCGATCGATGCGGGGTCGATTGTGATGGAAGGCAAAAACATCGGCCAGTCTCCGGCGCACGTCCGTGTGGCCAGCGGGATGGCGAGAACCTTTCAGAAAAACAATCTGTTTGAAAATTTGACGCTGGAAGAAAATCTGGAACTTTCCGTTCTGTCGAATAAATCGTACCGGTATCAGATCATGAAATCGGCGAAAAAATACTCGGAAATCTATGAGGGCACCAAGCAATTGCTGGACGATTGGGATTTATGGGACAGGCGCAAGCGGCTGGTCAAAGAGCTGAGCTACGGGGAGCAGCGCTTGCTGGAGCTGCTGCTGGCGCTTGCCTTAAAGCCCAGATTGCTGATGCTGGATGAGCCGACCTCGGGCATGTCGCCGGCGGAAACGCGGCGGACGATCGAATTGATCCAAAGCCTGCCGAAAAGCATCGCGCTCTTGGTCGTCGAGCATGACATGGAAGTGGTGTTCTCGATTGCCGAGCGGATCACCGTGCTGCATCACGGGGAAGTGTTCCTGTCGGGCAAGCCGGAGGAAATCCGCGGGCATGAAAAGGTGACGGAAATTTATTTTGGGGGAGGGGCCAAGCATGCTGGAGCTTAA
- a CDS encoding ABC transporter ATP-binding protein yields the protein MLELKDVHTYYGNSHILQGISFSVAQGKCYVMLGRNGAGKTTTINTISGLAPSRSGSVVFQGEAIQSQPSWKISRMGIGFVPQGRRIFPSLTIKENLTMSARPNPKNGGNAWDLEAVYDLFPVLKEREKNMGNQLSGGQQQMLAIGRALMTNPELVLMDEPSEGLAPIIIDQIGDIVIRLKETGLSILMVEQNIALACRVADKILIMNKGRIVCELDPDELLANKEIQHQYLGV from the coding sequence ATGCTGGAGCTTAAGGATGTGCATACCTATTATGGCAACAGTCATATCTTGCAGGGAATATCCTTTTCCGTTGCGCAGGGCAAATGCTATGTGATGCTGGGACGCAACGGGGCCGGCAAGACGACGACGATCAATACGATCTCCGGTTTGGCGCCTTCCCGCTCGGGCTCGGTGGTGTTTCAGGGGGAAGCGATTCAAAGCCAGCCCTCGTGGAAAATTTCGCGGATGGGCATCGGATTCGTTCCGCAGGGCAGAAGAATTTTCCCTTCCTTGACGATCAAGGAGAATTTGACGATGTCGGCCCGCCCGAATCCGAAAAACGGCGGAAACGCTTGGGATTTGGAGGCGGTTTACGATTTGTTTCCGGTTCTGAAGGAAAGGGAAAAGAACATGGGGAACCAATTGTCCGGAGGGCAGCAGCAAATGCTGGCGATCGGACGGGCGCTGATGACCAATCCGGAACTCGTGCTGATGGACGAGCCGTCGGAGGGCCTTGCGCCGATCATTATCGATCAGATCGGGGACATTGTCATCCGCTTGAAGGAGACCGGCTTATCCATCCTGATGGTCGAGCAGAACATTGCGCTGGCGTGCAGGGTCGCCGATAAAATCCTGATTATGAACAAAGGCAGAATCGTCTGCGAGCTTGATCCGGACGAGCTGCTGGCCAATAAAGAGATCCAGCATCAATATTTGGGCGTTTGA